One Deinococcus grandis DNA window includes the following coding sequences:
- a CDS encoding phenylacetate--CoA ligase family protein: protein MTVTLPAPAPPHAPDLLARLRDLPLYRTLPDPAGTPWADVPFLTREDLTGAFTRGELRHPSATRAYLTPHPGGHWLPEYATPADLLGHARAGARALTLAGVTGGVTAQVAFGFHRFAGGWLFQGPLEELGACVIPFGPGETDAQLDTIRRLGVGVLACAPSFAQRLGEAGARVPLLLASGEPLSSIAGRRERVQDALSGDGVTCRAADVYASSEAGLMAAETTDPALGLRVLDDWVFLEVIDPETGAALPDGERGELVVTHLSREAMPLLRFRTGDLTRLERRADGTFLPGGVFGNVGGMLKVKGVKLYPREVAFWLAGHGLDHTRHTLRVWSPGGADRVGVTAAPLPGVNTPDLEALRVDFQRRFAFRLDDLTVDATHEGPGVRDERH, encoded by the coding sequence ATGACCGTCACCCTGCCCGCCCCCGCCCCACCCCACGCGCCGGACCTCCTGGCCCGCCTGCGGGACCTGCCGCTGTACCGCACGCTGCCCGACCCGGCCGGGACCCCCTGGGCGGACGTGCCCTTCCTGACCCGCGAGGACCTGACCGGGGCGTTCACGCGCGGCGAGCTGCGCCACCCTTCCGCCACGCGCGCGTACCTCACCCCGCACCCCGGCGGGCACTGGCTGCCCGAGTACGCCACGCCCGCCGACCTGCTCGGGCACGCGCGGGCGGGCGCGCGGGCCCTGACCCTGGCGGGCGTGACGGGAGGCGTGACCGCGCAGGTCGCATTCGGATTCCACCGCTTCGCGGGCGGCTGGCTGTTCCAGGGACCGCTGGAGGAACTCGGTGCGTGCGTGATTCCCTTCGGGCCCGGCGAGACCGACGCGCAGCTGGACACCATCCGCCGCCTGGGGGTGGGCGTGCTGGCCTGCGCGCCGTCCTTCGCGCAGCGGCTGGGCGAGGCCGGGGCGCGCGTGCCGCTGCTGCTCGCCAGCGGGGAACCGCTGAGCAGCATCGCCGGGCGGCGCGAGCGGGTGCAGGACGCCCTGAGCGGTGACGGCGTGACCTGCCGCGCGGCGGACGTGTACGCGAGCAGCGAGGCGGGCCTGATGGCCGCCGAGACGACCGACCCCGCGCTGGGCCTGCGCGTACTGGACGACTGGGTGTTCCTGGAGGTGATCGACCCGGAGACCGGCGCGGCCCTCCCGGACGGCGAGCGGGGCGAACTGGTCGTCACGCACCTGTCGCGCGAGGCGATGCCGCTGCTGCGCTTCCGCACGGGAGACCTGACCCGCCTGGAACGCCGCGCGGACGGCACGTTCCTGCCCGGCGGGGTGTTCGGGAACGTGGGCGGCATGCTGAAGGTCAAGGGCGTGAAACTCTACCCGCGCGAGGTGGCGTTCTGGCTGGCCGGGCACGGCCTGGACCACACGCGCCACACGCTGCGCGTGTGGTCGCCGGGCGGCGCGGACCGCGTGGGCGTCACGGCGGCCCCGCTGCCGGGTGTGAACACCCCTGACCTGGAGGCGCTGCGCGTGGACTTCCAGCGGCGGTTCGCGTTCCGTCTGGACGACCTGACCGTGGACGCCACGCACGAGGGCCCGGGCGTGCGGGACGAGCGGCACTGA
- a CDS encoding GntR family transcriptional regulator, with protein sequence MLDWITPQINPHSGIPIYVQLTQAFTRAILRGTLRSGDALPTVRRLASTLRLAPNTVTRAYAELQRQGLIESRAGAGTTVCALAATHFIDEASQQVLTEELRDVLHRMLMSGMTMQDIDELCQQFTAAKRMEAL encoded by the coding sequence GTGCTGGATTGGATCACGCCGCAGATCAACCCACACAGTGGCATTCCAATCTACGTCCAGCTGACGCAGGCCTTCACCCGCGCGATCCTACGAGGCACTCTCCGCAGCGGCGACGCCCTGCCCACGGTCCGGCGCTTGGCCAGCACCCTGAGACTGGCGCCGAACACCGTCACGCGCGCGTACGCCGAACTACAGCGGCAGGGCCTAATTGAAAGTCGGGCAGGGGCCGGCACGACCGTCTGTGCGCTCGCCGCCACACACTTCATCGATGAGGCCAGTCAACAGGTCCTCACGGAGGAGTTGCGCGATGTCCTGCACCGCATGCTCATGAGTGGAATGACCATGCAGGACATTGATGAGCTCTGCCAGCAGTTCACCGCAGCCAAGCGGATGGAGGCCCTATGA
- a CDS encoding class I SAM-dependent methyltransferase: MNLVPHAAQAKENLNPDAHPAPALSAAQRSNLSPVTAWGYAWWRARSLALLGARGFTLEREAVLFTALCRPAAGQVWLDVGTSAGFYAGVLARAGARVTAADLSPAMLAVAARREPDPAISWVNLNVEASGLPDASFDGVTVGATLNETHDPARLLADLERLLRPGGQLWLMYLRRTAGPAQNLLARPALGGLTCPDPAWVARQLPGCVRTDGLGVGAVQFDRFVRSDRTL; encoded by the coding sequence ATGAACCTCGTGCCCCATGCCGCGCAGGCGAAAGAAAACCTGAATCCGGACGCACATCCCGCGCCGGCCCTGAGCGCCGCCCAGCGCAGTAACCTCTCGCCCGTGACGGCGTGGGGGTACGCGTGGTGGCGCGCGCGGTCCCTGGCGCTGCTGGGGGCGCGCGGCTTCACCCTGGAGCGGGAGGCGGTCCTGTTCACCGCGCTGTGCCGCCCCGCCGCCGGGCAGGTGTGGCTGGACGTGGGCACGAGCGCCGGGTTCTACGCGGGCGTGCTCGCCCGGGCGGGCGCGCGGGTCACGGCGGCCGACCTGAGCCCGGCGATGCTGGCGGTCGCCGCGCGGCGCGAGCCGGATCCCGCGATCAGCTGGGTGAACCTGAACGTGGAGGCCAGCGGCCTGCCGGACGCCAGCTTCGACGGTGTCACGGTGGGCGCCACCCTGAACGAGACGCACGACCCGGCGCGGCTGCTGGCCGACCTGGAGCGGCTGCTGCGGCCCGGCGGGCAGCTGTGGCTGATGTACCTGCGCCGCACCGCCGGGCCGGCGCAGAACCTGCTGGCCCGCCCGGCACTGGGCGGCCTGACCTGCCCCGATCCGGCGTGGGTGGCGCGGCAGCTGCCCGGCTGCGTCCGCACGGACGGCCTGGGGGTGGGCGCCGTGCAGTTCGACCGGTTTGTGCGGTCTGACCGGACTCTGTAA
- the purU gene encoding formyltetrahydrofolate deformylase translates to MTVPPAALDPLNTAVLTITCPDRGGIVAAVSQFLHNHGANILHSDQHSTDPAGGTFFMRMEFHLAGLDLARDQFERAFATVVAAPFGMEWRVAYTTQPKRMALLVSRYDHCFLDLLWRKRRGELNIEIPLIISNHDDLRRDAEMFGIPFHVVPVTKDTKAEAEAEQVRLMHEAGADFAVLARYMQILSGDFLRSFGRPVINIHHSFLPAFVGANPYRAAFNRGVKLIGATSHYVTEELDAGPIIAQDVIPVTHRETPDSLMRIGRDVERQVLARAVKAHVEDRVLVYGNKTVVF, encoded by the coding sequence ATGACGGTGCCACCAGCCGCGCTCGACCCCCTGAACACCGCCGTCCTGACGATCACCTGCCCCGACCGGGGCGGGATCGTCGCGGCGGTCTCGCAGTTCCTGCACAACCACGGCGCGAACATCCTGCACAGCGACCAGCACAGCACCGACCCGGCGGGCGGCACGTTCTTCATGCGCATGGAATTCCACCTCGCGGGCCTCGACCTCGCCCGGGACCAGTTCGAGCGGGCCTTCGCGACCGTCGTCGCCGCGCCCTTCGGGATGGAGTGGCGCGTCGCGTACACCACGCAGCCCAAACGCATGGCGCTGCTCGTGAGCCGCTACGACCACTGCTTCCTGGACCTGCTGTGGCGCAAACGCCGGGGCGAACTGAACATCGAGATTCCGCTGATCATCAGCAACCACGACGACCTCCGCCGCGACGCGGAGATGTTCGGCATTCCCTTCCACGTCGTGCCCGTCACGAAGGACACCAAGGCCGAGGCGGAAGCCGAGCAGGTCCGCCTGATGCACGAGGCGGGCGCGGACTTCGCCGTGCTGGCGCGCTACATGCAGATCCTCAGCGGGGACTTCCTGCGCAGCTTCGGGCGGCCCGTGATCAACATCCACCACTCGTTCCTCCCGGCGTTCGTCGGCGCGAACCCCTACCGCGCGGCGTTCAACCGGGGCGTGAAACTCATCGGCGCGACCAGCCACTACGTCACCGAGGAACTCGACGCCGGGCCGATCATCGCGCAGGACGTCATTCCCGTCACGCACCGCGAGACGCCCGACAGCCTGATGCGCATCGGGCGGGACGTGGAACGGCAGGTGCTGGCCCGCGCCGTGAAAGCCCACGTCGAGGACCGCGTGCTCGTGTACGGCAACAAGACCGTCGTGTTCTGA
- a CDS encoding ABC transporter substrate-binding protein: MKRAAALSALLTLSLAAAQKTATIGWSGAITGPTSDAGASYAAGVEDYCRYAVSQNTLPGIKLNCVVRDDQYNNANTQRNFEDYVGNMNASAFLGYSTGGTLQLKSTIQEVKVPTLPGSYHIGNVDGADSQYIFLPISSYSEQLVSLVEYVAKKDRGAKIALVVNPSPFGRAPVDDVRKAAQRLGVQIVDVQEVGGNNLDNTALLKRFESAGVKYVLNQNTAGPVANILKDAKRLNLLGKMQFMGAHYTGGEDLTRLAGDAANNFIWATSYYMFDEADKPGIQLVKKIGAANNRKPDTIRSVHYTSGMLAASIAIEAIRRSKDPSAAGVYKGITSMTGSRAFNPGFTVGPVTFSAKDHIGAESLRLLQADSTGNFKAITGAQRSAIFPLVHPLK; this comes from the coding sequence ATGAAACGAGCTGCCGCCCTGTCCGCCCTGCTGACCCTCAGCCTCGCCGCCGCGCAGAAGACCGCCACCATCGGCTGGTCCGGCGCGATCACCGGCCCCACCAGCGACGCGGGCGCCAGCTACGCCGCCGGAGTCGAGGACTACTGCCGCTACGCCGTCAGCCAGAACACCCTGCCCGGCATCAAACTCAACTGCGTGGTCCGCGACGACCAGTACAACAACGCCAACACCCAGCGGAACTTCGAGGACTACGTCGGGAACATGAACGCCAGTGCGTTCCTCGGGTACTCCACGGGCGGCACCCTGCAACTCAAGAGCACCATCCAGGAAGTCAAGGTGCCCACCCTGCCCGGCAGCTACCACATCGGGAACGTGGACGGCGCCGACAGCCAGTACATCTTCCTGCCGATCAGCTCGTACTCCGAGCAGCTCGTGAGCCTCGTCGAGTACGTCGCGAAGAAGGACCGCGGCGCGAAGATCGCGCTGGTCGTCAATCCCAGCCCCTTCGGCCGCGCCCCGGTGGACGACGTCCGCAAGGCCGCGCAGCGCCTCGGCGTGCAGATCGTGGACGTGCAGGAGGTCGGCGGGAACAACCTCGACAACACCGCCCTGCTCAAACGCTTCGAGTCCGCCGGCGTGAAGTACGTCCTGAACCAGAACACCGCCGGACCGGTCGCGAACATCCTCAAGGACGCCAAACGCCTGAACCTCCTGGGCAAGATGCAGTTCATGGGCGCGCACTACACGGGCGGCGAGGACCTGACCCGCCTGGCCGGGGACGCCGCGAACAACTTCATCTGGGCGACCAGCTACTACATGTTCGACGAGGCCGACAAACCCGGCATCCAGCTCGTGAAGAAGATCGGCGCGGCGAACAACCGCAAGCCCGACACGATCCGCAGCGTGCACTACACCAGCGGCATGCTGGCCGCCAGCATCGCCATCGAGGCGATCCGCCGCAGCAAGGACCCCAGCGCCGCCGGGGTGTACAAGGGCATCACCTCCATGACCGGCAGCCGCGCGTTCAACCCGGGCTTCACGGTCGGGCCCGTCACGTTCAGCGCCAAGGACCACATCGGCGCCGAGAGCCTGCGCCTGTTGCAGGCCGACAGCACCGGGAACTTCAAGGCGATCACCGGCGCGCAGCGCAGCGCGATCTTCCCCCTCGTGCACCCCCTGAAGTGA
- a CDS encoding ABC transporter ATP-binding protein, giving the protein MNALHVEGLVARQGRRAVLQGADLSVTQGSITALLGQNGSGKSTLMRSVLGLHPRQRGQVRILDLPPNAKGPQVRQRATYVPTTGAVMVQETARTHFSFGRRVYPRWSMKRALETAAELHVPLDQRAGRLSTGQRMGLALAYALGSGTEVMLLDEPTNGLDPDHRILFAQLLVAYASEGNSVLLSSHVLHEVEGLADRAAFLKDGRIILEADLDELRTQHAIVQAILPGVVPAGTIQNLRALPGVQGFEVQGRTLTVHVQGGREALLAALASLRPVDVQVKPRPLADAYAELLGGVA; this is encoded by the coding sequence ATGAATGCGCTCCACGTTGAAGGTCTGGTGGCCCGTCAGGGGCGACGCGCGGTGCTCCAAGGCGCTGATCTGAGTGTGACCCAAGGATCGATTACCGCACTGCTCGGCCAGAACGGCAGCGGGAAGTCGACCTTGATGCGCAGTGTGCTGGGCTTACATCCACGTCAGAGGGGTCAGGTCCGTATTCTGGATCTTCCGCCTAACGCGAAGGGCCCGCAGGTGCGCCAGCGCGCGACGTATGTGCCGACCACTGGTGCCGTGATGGTGCAGGAAACCGCGCGTACGCATTTCTCGTTCGGCCGCCGCGTCTACCCACGCTGGAGTATGAAGCGCGCCCTGGAGACGGCCGCTGAATTACATGTGCCACTGGATCAACGTGCGGGCCGGCTGAGCACCGGTCAGCGCATGGGACTGGCCCTGGCGTATGCGCTCGGCAGCGGCACGGAGGTCATGCTGCTGGATGAGCCCACCAATGGACTCGACCCGGATCACCGGATCCTGTTCGCGCAGCTGCTCGTCGCGTACGCCTCGGAGGGCAACAGCGTCCTGCTCAGTTCGCACGTGCTGCACGAAGTGGAAGGTCTCGCTGATCGCGCCGCGTTTCTGAAAGATGGCCGAATCATTCTTGAAGCGGACTTGGATGAACTCCGCACTCAGCATGCCATTGTGCAGGCCATCCTGCCTGGCGTCGTTCCAGCCGGTACCATTCAAAATCTGCGCGCCTTGCCGGGCGTGCAGGGCTTTGAGGTGCAGGGCCGCACCTTGACCGTGCATGTCCAAGGCGGTCGTGAAGCGCTTCTGGCCGCGCTGGCCAGTTTGCGTCCCGTGGACGTTCAGGTGAAGCCACGTCCACTCGCAGATGCCTACGCGGAACTGCTTGGTGGTGTGGCGTGA
- a CDS encoding ABC transporter ATP-binding protein produces MTATHPAPNPAATHGDLTVNNVEVVYHDIVQVLRGVSLTVRAGQVTSLLGTNGAGKTTTLRAISGLLKPENGRIREGTVRFAGRTLSGLSGTEVVKSGVVQVPEGRRVFKHLNVEENLRAGAILGRGRWRDDLDRIYTYFPKLRTLRHRQAGYTSGGEQQMLAIGRALMAHPRVLLLDEPSLGLAPMLVAEIFENVRRINREEGLSVLVVEQNATVALRHSDYGYVMEGGRIVMEGESAWLSGNPDVKEFYLGITEHGQRKSFRDVKSYKRRKRWM; encoded by the coding sequence ATGACGGCCACGCACCCCGCCCCGAATCCGGCCGCCACGCATGGCGACCTGACCGTGAACAACGTCGAGGTCGTGTACCACGACATCGTGCAGGTCCTGCGCGGCGTGTCCCTGACCGTCCGCGCCGGGCAGGTCACCAGCCTGCTCGGCACGAACGGCGCGGGCAAGACCACCACCCTGCGCGCCATCTCGGGCCTGCTCAAGCCCGAGAACGGCCGCATCCGCGAGGGCACCGTCCGCTTCGCCGGGCGCACCCTGAGCGGCCTGAGCGGCACCGAGGTCGTCAAGAGCGGCGTCGTGCAGGTCCCCGAGGGACGGCGCGTGTTCAAGCACCTGAACGTCGAGGAGAACCTGCGCGCCGGGGCGATCCTCGGCCGGGGCCGCTGGCGCGACGACCTGGACCGCATCTACACGTACTTCCCGAAGCTGCGCACGCTGCGCCACCGGCAGGCGGGCTACACGTCCGGCGGGGAGCAGCAGATGCTCGCCATCGGCCGCGCCCTGATGGCCCACCCGCGCGTGCTGCTGCTGGACGAACCCAGCCTGGGTCTCGCCCCGATGCTCGTCGCGGAGATCTTCGAGAACGTCCGCCGCATCAACCGCGAGGAAGGCCTGAGCGTCCTGGTCGTCGAGCAGAACGCCACCGTCGCCCTACGGCACAGCGACTACGGCTACGTCATGGAGGGCGGCCGGATCGTCATGGAAGGCGAGAGCGCCTGGCTGTCCGGCAACCCGGACGTCAAGGAGTTCTACCTGGGCATCACCGAGCACGGCCAGCGCAAGAGTTTCCGTGACGTCAAGAGCTACAAGCGCCGCAAACGCTGGATGTGA
- the crtI gene encoding phytoene desaturase family protein — translation MPDSSPLPASSRRKTALIVGAGIGGLSLGIRLQSLGFDTTIVERLDQPGGRAYQKRTADGYVFDMGPTVITVPHFIEELFALERDRGMLGEADYPAQILAPDARVREGESGGARTRDYVKLVPILPFYRIYFDDGTFFDYDGDPVSTRRQIADLAPEDLAGYERFHADAQAIFERGFLELGYTHFGDMPTMLRVVPDLMRLDAVRTLFSFTSKYFQNPKMRQVFSFETLLVGGNPLSVPAIYAMIHFVEKTWGIHYAMGGTGALVDAFVRKFEELGGTLRLNAGVQEILVTDDRGRPVRRPGGKRVARGLRLESGEELHADIVVSNGDWANTYLKRVPAAARLVNSDVRVKAARQSMSLLVIYFGFRREGPELNLRHHNIILGPRYEELLTEIFGKKVLGRDFSQYLHVPTLTDPTLAPEGHHAAYTLVPVPHNASGLDWTVEGPKLVERVYDLLEERGFIPNLRARLTHSEFITPDYFEGTLDSYLGNAFGPEPILAQSAYFRPHNRSEDVRNLYMVGAGAQPGGGTPSVMMSAKMTARLIAQDFGIHPSVRDGVPERNTADLAAD, via the coding sequence ATGCCTGACTCCTCTCCCCTGCCTGCCTCGTCCCGCCGCAAGACCGCCCTGATCGTCGGGGCGGGCATCGGGGGCCTGTCCCTGGGCATCCGCCTGCAGTCGTTGGGCTTCGACACGACCATCGTGGAACGCCTGGACCAGCCGGGCGGCCGCGCGTACCAGAAACGCACCGCCGACGGGTACGTGTTCGACATGGGCCCCACCGTGATCACCGTGCCGCACTTCATCGAGGAACTGTTCGCCCTGGAACGCGATCGGGGCATGCTGGGCGAGGCCGACTACCCCGCACAGATCCTCGCCCCGGACGCCCGCGTGCGCGAGGGCGAGAGCGGCGGCGCACGCACCCGCGACTACGTGAAGCTCGTGCCGATCCTGCCGTTCTACCGCATCTACTTCGATGACGGCACCTTCTTCGACTACGACGGCGATCCGGTCAGCACCCGCCGTCAGATCGCGGACCTCGCCCCGGAGGACCTCGCGGGGTACGAGCGCTTCCACGCGGACGCGCAGGCGATCTTCGAGCGCGGCTTCCTGGAACTGGGGTACACGCACTTCGGGGACATGCCCACCATGCTGCGGGTCGTGCCGGACCTGATGCGCCTGGACGCCGTACGCACGCTGTTCTCGTTCACCAGCAAGTACTTCCAGAACCCCAAGATGCGGCAGGTGTTCTCCTTCGAGACGCTGCTCGTCGGCGGGAATCCCCTGAGCGTCCCGGCGATCTACGCGATGATCCACTTCGTGGAGAAGACCTGGGGCATCCACTACGCGATGGGCGGCACGGGTGCACTCGTGGACGCCTTCGTGCGCAAGTTCGAGGAACTGGGCGGCACGCTGCGCCTGAACGCCGGCGTGCAGGAGATCCTCGTGACCGACGACCGGGGCCGCCCGGTGCGCCGCCCCGGCGGGAAGCGCGTGGCGCGCGGCCTGCGCCTGGAGAGCGGTGAGGAGCTGCACGCGGACATCGTGGTCAGCAACGGCGACTGGGCGAACACGTACCTCAAGCGCGTGCCCGCCGCCGCGCGCCTCGTGAACAGCGACGTGCGCGTGAAGGCCGCCCGGCAGAGCATGAGCCTGCTGGTGATCTACTTCGGGTTCCGCCGGGAAGGCCCGGAGCTGAACCTGCGCCACCACAACATCATCCTGGGGCCGCGCTACGAGGAACTGCTCACCGAGATCTTCGGGAAGAAGGTCCTGGGCCGCGACTTCAGCCAGTACCTGCACGTCCCCACCCTGACCGATCCCACCCTGGCCCCCGAGGGCCACCACGCCGCGTACACGCTGGTGCCGGTGCCGCACAACGCCAGCGGCCTCGACTGGACCGTGGAGGGCCCGAAACTGGTGGAACGGGTGTACGACCTGCTGGAGGAACGCGGGTTCATTCCGAATCTGCGCGCCCGCCTGACGCACAGCGAGTTCATCACGCCCGACTACTTCGAGGGAACCCTGGACAGTTACCTCGGGAACGCCTTCGGACCCGAGCCGATCCTGGCGCAGAGCGCGTACTTCCGCCCGCACAACCGCAGCGAGGACGTCCGCAACCTCTACATGGTCGGCGCGGGCGCGCAACCCGGCGGCGGCACGCCCAGCGTCATGATGAGTGCCAAGATGACCGCCCGCCTGATCGCGCAGGACTTCGGCATCCACCCCAGCGTCCGCGACGGCGTGCCCGAACGGAACACGGCCGACCTGGCCGCCGACTGA
- a CDS encoding phytoene/squalene synthase family protein: MTFTSASPPGLDRAVAHCQDVTREHSKTFYLGSRFFPMAQRRAVWAVYAACRDGDDTVDELSGHAAQLGLDLWWARVQGAFSGRPGDHPIDQALAWAAREYPIPLSAFEELHEGLRMDLRGHEYHSMADLILYCRRVAGVVGFMIAPVSGYSGGERTLHAALMLGQAMQLTNILRDVGEDLTRGRVYLPSELLAEFHVSRADLERGVVTPEYRALMRHLSALAREWYAEGRQGIPCLHGSARLAVATAARAYEGILDDLARNDFDNFGRRAHVSGPRKLLMLPQAWWELRTAPAPLS; encoded by the coding sequence CTGACCTTCACCTCCGCATCCCCCCCCGGACTCGACCGGGCCGTGGCGCACTGTCAGGACGTGACGCGGGAGCACAGCAAGACCTTCTACCTGGGGTCACGCTTCTTTCCCATGGCGCAGCGCCGCGCCGTGTGGGCCGTGTACGCCGCATGCCGCGACGGTGACGACACGGTCGACGAACTCAGCGGACACGCCGCGCAGCTGGGCCTGGACCTGTGGTGGGCACGCGTGCAGGGCGCGTTCTCCGGCCGACCCGGCGACCACCCGATCGACCAGGCGCTGGCCTGGGCGGCGCGCGAGTACCCCATTCCGCTCTCGGCATTCGAGGAACTGCACGAGGGACTGCGCATGGACCTGCGCGGGCACGAGTACCACTCCATGGCCGACCTGATCCTGTACTGCCGCCGGGTGGCGGGCGTGGTGGGCTTCATGATCGCGCCCGTCAGCGGGTACAGCGGCGGCGAGCGCACCCTGCACGCCGCGCTGATGCTGGGGCAGGCCATGCAGCTCACGAACATCCTGCGGGACGTGGGCGAGGACCTCACGCGCGGCCGGGTGTACCTGCCCTCGGAGCTGCTGGCCGAGTTCCACGTGAGCCGCGCCGATCTGGAACGCGGCGTGGTCACCCCGGAGTACCGCGCGCTGATGCGGCACCTGAGCGCCCTGGCCCGAGAGTGGTACGCCGAGGGCCGCCAGGGCATTCCCTGCCTGCACGGCAGCGCCCGGCTGGCCGTGGCGACCGCCGCCCGCGCGTACGAGGGCATCCTGGACGACCTCGCCCGGAACGACTTCGACAATTTCGGCCGCCGCGCGCACGTGAGCGGCCCGCGCAAATTGCTGATGCTGCCGCAGGCGTGGTGGGAACTGCGCACCGCGCCCGCCCCGCTGTCCTGA
- a CDS encoding phage holin family protein: MEERKSMGGALVDVFDAGVTLVKSEITVVARKAGQIAKAKGIGAVLLLAATGPLILGLVFIILAVFYGLMRLGLGAWAAALIIAILSFVVTGALIFMGIKKLGADVQMDEPRHRRDSMDDTEYTPTQPGPSGSGAPTPTGSNAARDSHNSSGPKVELRRDAQDHAAGENRVLSEADGVAVVRTEEGPQTVPVYESKPGGEAANYGSGLNKKLSGHHDHDPNLQEPRVLKDAPGISVSTTPTFREDMQKGGK, translated from the coding sequence ATGGAAGAACGCAAGAGCATGGGAGGCGCCCTGGTCGACGTATTCGACGCGGGCGTGACCCTCGTCAAATCGGAGATCACGGTCGTCGCCCGCAAGGCCGGTCAGATCGCCAAGGCCAAGGGCATCGGCGCGGTGCTGCTGCTCGCCGCCACCGGCCCCCTCATCCTGGGTCTGGTCTTCATCATCCTGGCCGTGTTCTACGGCCTGATGCGCCTGGGCCTGGGCGCCTGGGCCGCCGCGCTGATCATCGCGATCCTGAGCTTCGTCGTGACCGGCGCGCTGATCTTCATGGGCATCAAGAAACTCGGCGCGGACGTCCAGATGGACGAACCCCGCCACCGGAGGGACAGTATGGACGACACGGAATACACCCCCACCCAGCCCGGCCCCAGCGGCAGCGGCGCGCCCACGCCCACCGGCAGCAACGCCGCGCGCGACTCGCACAACAGCAGCGGCCCCAAGGTCGAACTGCGCCGCGACGCGCAGGACCACGCTGCCGGTGAAAACCGCGTCCTGAGCGAAGCCGACGGTGTCGCCGTCGTCCGCACCGAGGAAGGCCCCCAGACCGTCCCCGTGTACGAGAGCAAACCCGGCGGGGAAGCTGCCAACTACGGCAGCGGCCTGAACAAGAAACTCAGCGGCCACCACGACCACGACCCCAACCTCCAGGAACCCAGGGTGCTCAAGGACGCCCCCGGGATCAGCGTCAGCACCACCCCCACCTTCCGCGAGGACATGCAGAAAGGCGGCAAGTGA
- a CDS encoding aminopeptidase: protein MSTDLLPYAPDLHAALLADYCLSAAPGERLLVAGGQEATPLIRAVTRALLTRGARPVVRVDYPGQLEDFAELASDAVLDAIHPADLSDVEALDGSLRVLTPAEPRSVDAARRARLLAANAPVASARARKKWSLTLYPTAHAAAQAGMSEAQFGDFVMRAMFLDRADPVAAWGEVRATQARIIERLTRADVVRIEAPGTDLTLRVGGRTWANSDGKRNMPSGEVFTGPHEDSAEGVVTFTVPAEYQGVMVRGARLEFRGGLVVNASADEGEAALHAALDTDPGARRLGELGIGTNSGIQVPTGNILFDEKIGGTVHLAIGKSYPETGGVNASAVHWDLITDLRRGGRLSLDGEVVQENGQFLI, encoded by the coding sequence ATGAGTACAGACCTGCTGCCCTACGCCCCGGACCTTCACGCGGCCCTGCTGGCCGACTACTGCCTGTCGGCCGCGCCGGGCGAGCGGCTGCTGGTCGCCGGGGGGCAGGAGGCGACGCCTCTGATCCGTGCGGTGACGCGGGCGCTGCTCACGCGTGGCGCGCGGCCCGTGGTGCGCGTGGACTACCCGGGTCAGCTGGAGGACTTCGCGGAACTCGCCAGTGACGCGGTGCTGGACGCCATCCACCCGGCGGACCTGTCGGACGTGGAGGCGCTGGACGGCAGCCTGCGCGTTCTGACGCCCGCCGAGCCCCGGAGCGTGGACGCGGCGCGGCGGGCGCGGCTGCTCGCGGCGAACGCGCCGGTCGCGTCGGCCCGCGCGCGGAAGAAGTGGAGCCTCACGCTGTACCCGACCGCGCACGCGGCGGCGCAGGCGGGCATGAGCGAGGCGCAATTCGGGGATTTCGTGATGCGCGCCATGTTCCTCGACCGCGCCGACCCGGTGGCCGCCTGGGGCGAGGTCCGCGCGACGCAGGCCCGCATCATCGAACGCCTGACCCGCGCGGACGTCGTGCGGATCGAGGCGCCCGGCACGGACCTGACCCTGCGCGTGGGAGGCCGCACCTGGGCGAACAGCGACGGCAAACGCAACATGCCCAGCGGCGAGGTCTTCACCGGCCCACACGAGGACAGCGCCGAGGGGGTCGTGACATTCACCGTGCCCGCCGAGTACCAGGGCGTGATGGTGCGCGGCGCCCGCCTGGAATTCCGGGGGGGGCTGGTCGTGAACGCCAGCGCGGACGAGGGCGAGGCCGCCCTGCACGCCGCGCTGGACACCGATCCGGGCGCGCGACGCCTCGGCGAGCTGGGCATCGGCACGAACAGCGGGATTCAGGTGCCGACCGGGAACATCCTGTTCGACGAGAAGATCGGCGGGACCGTGCACCTCGCGATCGGCAAGAGCTACCCGGAGACGGGCGGCGTGAATGCCAGCGCCGTGCACTGGGACCTGATCACGGACCTGCGCCGGGGGGGCCGCCTGAGCCTGGACGGCGAGGTCGTGCAGGAGAACGGCCAGTTCCTGATCTGA